CAGGAGCCCCAGCTCCGCCATCCTCTGCAAGAAGGCCGGGAGATCATAGTCCGGTCGCTCGCGATCCGCGTACTGCGGTCGCACCTCGCGCTCGCTGAACTGCCGCACCGTCTTGCGAAAGAGCTCCTGCTCGTCAGTGAAACCGAAGTCCATCGCACACCTCCGCGTCTGGCGCTGCGCGGTCCGGCGCCCGCGCGCGTCTGACCGACCCCGCCGTGATGGTGCCTTGGCAACGGGGGCATCGTCAAGGGCAGCGGGAGCGGGGCCGGCGGCGGGCGACCGGGAGCG
The Candidatus Rokuibacteriota bacterium genome window above contains:
- a CDS encoding acyl-CoA dehydrogenase family protein; translated protein: MDFGFTDEQELFRKTVRQFSEREVRPQYADRERPDYDLPAFLQRMAELGLL